From the Musa acuminata AAA Group cultivar baxijiao chromosome BXJ3-1, Cavendish_Baxijiao_AAA, whole genome shotgun sequence genome, the window TAGAAAGAGCTCAACTACAATCCTTCCTTGTAGCTACTTATaccatctttcgagaaatgggcaAAGTTACCAATTCAATGGAATTGTGTCATTTAACAAGACTTTCATTCCATATTCTGGCAAGTGTATATCTTTATTCTCCTGCTGAGGATATTACTTTGATATTTGAAAGTGTTTGAAGGAACCTGGAGCAGATGGGAATGTCACAGACAAGTACTTGCATATATTTCTTTACATATTTCCTGATGTTTGTTTCTAAATATATATTGTAGTGTAACTACTTAAGAGCATTATTGTTATCACATATTCAAAGATATAATGTTGaacaattaattatataatttacaTTTCTTGTGTTAGAAATTTgttagataaattttttttaaaccattaggctatttaattttttttaaatttcaggtGTGCTTAATGACTtggagaaaaattaaaattatgtaaagataattttgatatgcataaaagatattttaatgaaaGGATGTCTGTTACAACAATATCAGTTATGACATTTAGGATGCTTTTTAGGCTCTATAAATAGAATTGTAAATGGCTATagtttattaattcatatttcaatacaatttctcctctttatttttaaaaaatattattattattattattttgctacTTGATATGCTAAGAGAGGTTAGTTAACTAACTCtatgataatatttatttatgttcgCAAAGATAAGATGGATTAAATATTGAGATTAGAATCTCGATCAATCCGATATGTAAGGATGAGTTTTTCATATTAAGACATCGATTACATGTCTTTAAGTTCTTTCTaaactttatctttttatttttattattttaatatcttatttgtttcttcatcaaaatttgtATATCATTGTTTTGCTCCAACAATTTAAGAGgaaatttcaatgaattttggttagaataataataataaattaatataataaaaaatgattaattaacatgttttcttaataattcaagcatttaactatttatcatctaaattgagaatggtcagcatttacttctagttttgtctaattgttcattgtttgatttttgttggattaattagatgcataatttatgtgaatgaatattatactaaattaaaaataaaaaataagatatattataatttgagactcaaaacctagtgtattaataaaaatattatcagtttatagatattatttaaaaattttcttttttagtgacaaataaaagaatatcaaatctcattatattaataataattttagtagTTTAAAAATATTGCTTCGTACAAAAAAAAATACCACATCTTGTTTCTTTAACATACAAATTCTAAAAGAGTAAGGTACACGAAATTTAACGTAGATGATAGCTGCATATAACGGTATGATGTCAAACTATCCGTTACGTAGATTGGGTAAATATAACGGAACGATTTTAGAATGTAACGCTTGGGATGGGTGGCATCTATATAACCCGAGGGCCCACTCTGTTGCAATCACATTAACTTCTCTCCCCTCGCGCGCTCTCGTCCTCTCGGCTCTCGACTCTCGACTCTCGGCGATCTCGTCGTTCTGCGAAGGTCGGAACTGCTCTCCGACGAACACGAACGGGCACAGCTGCGAGGGTCCTTCCCTTCGATTTTTATTGcggtgatctcattcctttcttttttctcttgtttcgTTTCGCTTGGTTCTTCATCCGTCGAAATTTTGATTAGGGTTCAGAATTTTTGTTGGTCTTGGGGTTCTTTTAATCGATTCTTGGTTGTCGACTTTCTTGTGGGAAGATCGATCTTTCTGGTTTTCTCGATCGTTTTTCGTCACCTAGCCAGTCTCGTTCTGGTTTCGATTGgaaaatatgtcttcttcgcgttcTAGGCGTGTGGAGTACGACCGCTTCATCCCGTTCCGGTCGGCGATGGACATGGACTACGCACGCTTTGCCCTAACCGGGCCTTCGAGACCGCAGCGTGATGGTTCGAGGGAATCCCCATCGAGCGTGGCGTACCAAAAGCTTCTTGACGAGTGCATTTTGAAGAACAGGTCTCGTATCCTCGCTTTCAAGACTGCACCTGAAGCGTCGGCCAGCAAGCTGCCCGAGTTTGACGAGCCCATTCGGCCGCAGAAGAAGCAGCAGAGGCGAATCCCTAAAGAACCAGAGAGGGTTTTGGTAATCCACGGCTtgttggatgataatgttttgaatctcctcgactggggaagcaataatgtgttggcGATTGGCCTTGAGGACGCAGTGTATCTCTGGGACGCTGCAAACGAGTCGACTAAGCTTCTACAACCCGAAGAAGACAGAGGACCTATCACTTGCATCTGCTGGTCGCCAGACTGTGCAGTTCTTGCTGTCGCATTTGGCAATTCAGATTTATCCCTGATCGATACAGCAACAGGACATGTCGTGGATGGGATGGAAGATGAGAACCAGGCCCCTGTGTTGTCACTTGCGTGGAGAAGTAATTCAATCTTGACAGTCGGAAGATTTGATGGCACTGTTGTTGATTATGACTTTAGAAAGGATGACATGTTCATCTGTTTCTATAATGGGCATCGGCGTGGagtttgtagtcttaaatggtccGTGTTGTCAGGGTGGTATTTGGCGAGTGGAGGGCAGGACAAACTAGTGCACATATGGGATGCCTGCATGCCTGTCTCACGTGACCATCCACGTCAACGTCAATGGCTTCACAGGATCAGCAGCCACACTTCCATTGTGAAGGCCGTTGACTGGTGCCCAACTCGGAGCAACCtgctggcttctggtggaggTTGCAATGATCATTGCGTTAAGTTTTGGAACACCGTTAATGGTGCTTGCTTGAACTCGATTGATGCTGGCTCTGAAGTTTGTGCTTTGCTATGGGACAAAAACAAATCTGAATTACTGACCTCTCATGGTTCGCCGAACAATCAACTCACCTTGTGGAATTACTCATCCATGACGAGAGTGGCTGAGGTTTCCGGTCATTCATCCCGGGTTCTTTCCTTGGCTGGGAGTCCACTAGGaggtgtagtagcttctgcagCAGCAGATGAGACAGTCAGGTTTTGGAATATCTTTGAGACTCCCAAAATAACAAAACCTGAACTGCCCTTTGCCCAATTTAATGTTCTCATAAGATGAAAAGGCGGATAGGTGGAAATGATTAAGATTCCAAATGAAAGACTTCTCTAGTGCTTGACATGAAGATCTGTTGTTGGTAACATTGCAATGGGAAGTTTCGTGGTGTCAAAGAGGCAGCACATTTTCATACAAGCGCATGGATTCGAGATCTTCAAATATGAGCGCAACCGCCTAAGGTAAGTTAGAAGCCTTACAGCCTTTTACAGCATTTTAGTAGGCTTATTTACAACATGACTATCATTGCAGCTACGAGTTTGATTTTTGTTTCCTATTTATTGTTTATCATTTCATAGTTATCGATATGATTATTGCCCAATTGATGAAACATGTGGTCTATAATTTTTGCCCAATTGTTATAATCTAATTATGTGGTTTAAAGTGATTTCAATTTGCTTCtcttgtgtttcttttttgtaagttactatctttatctcatttttgtttgagaatttttgtgcagactatatattttgttgtgtatgctaatcatgcataattagatcaaactgatagatgcttattgttttttttcttttttgagttcaGATTTCTTATGATATTCAATATGGCTTTGGtatcacatgaagacatcacattgcacacctagaagAGTGTTTGACAATTGAgagatctatgcattataagaggtaattgcctatggccttatgtttctattttttgttTCCGACTATAAgtttcctatgatataagttaaacttaagaattttatattcttttaggactaTAAAGAAACTTTGGACTATAAAGAAACTTTTAGGACTATATTTTTTTAGGACTATAAGTTTCCGACTATAAGTTTCTGACTATAAGATTGAACTATATAGCTCTATTGCCAGAACAAAGCACTTGTAATATGGCCTTAAGTATCACATGAAGATATCACATTGCCATaacaaactttgaagattgaaccgtataacaaacttcagatttccttttccatttttttttgagttgagatttcttataacattcaatatggcctagttatcacatgaagacatcacattgcatatctagaagtgtgtttgacaatcgtgagatctatgcattataagaggtaattgcctatgaccctatgcttcttttttcttttctaactataggtttcctatgatataagttgaacttcagaattttatattcctttaggaccattaagaaactttgaagattgaactgtgTAGCTCTATTGCCAGATCAAAGTACTTTCACATGATGAATTTAAAATCTTGCTATGGTGTCTTTGCTAAATCTTTATTTACAGATACAAAGGTATTAAAGCATCTTTGGATTTGCGTAGAGGGTGAAAATATGGAAACTTATGGTGTTGCACAACTATAATCATATTCAACAACTAAGAgatctatgcataattttgatataagatgtaacttcttatgtctttattttttgggtgactaaaggttccctaaaatatccattagccttcagattttttatgttcttttaggACCATTCTAGAACCCGTGAAAACTTTTATTTGGTGTAGATCTTATTTCACTACGGAGTACTTCATTTCACttgaaatagtattttttttaatgtttatttgcatatacaaagatactaaagcatctcaggattttgtttagagggtgaaataatttagaaaattgtgGAGTTGCAAAACTAGAATTGTGTTTGATAATCAAAAGACTGTTGATCAACCACTCAGATATTGTTTAAAAAACTGTTCATGAAATGAATAACTTTCAATTTGAAATTTTTCGAAAATATAGATAagttcaagagtgaaatccaagcctaaaattttctgtttttagtaagatgtgtcataatttctgtagaaagCAGTTACTCAACCTAAGAGAACTGCAAACCATAGTATATaccataatagtaaagagataccaaacaaataaatctatgagcttgataaaggtgaggcattgtaattctgtttattatgtttttccctgtgaaatgaacaaaaatatcaaatttatatgtctttccatgaatagattatgtcttctgcaacatagatacacttttgatcctaagatagggcttgaaaaatggtgtcaaatgggatataatgcagttctaaagtttggaagttagcttactagaCCAACAGTTCATAAATGCTTCATTATAGTGATAGTGGAGTAGTTCGGGTCCTTCTGATTAACAGGATCTTCATTAAAGGTTTCGAT encodes:
- the LOC135629062 gene encoding cell division cycle 20.2, cofactor of APC complex-like — translated: MSSSRSRRVEYDRFIPFRSAMDMDYARFALTGPSRPQRDGSRESPSSVAYQKLLDECILKNRSRILAFKTAPEASASKLPEFDEPIRPQKKQQRRIPKEPERVLVIHGLLDDNVLNLLDWGSNNVLAIGLEDAVYLWDAANESTKLLQPEEDRGPITCICWSPDCAVLAVAFGNSDLSLIDTATGHVVDGMEDENQAPVLSLAWRSNSILTVGRFDGTVVDYDFRKDDMFICFYNGHRRGVCSLKWSVLSGWYLASGGQDKLVHIWDACMPVSRDHPRQRQWLHRISSHTSIVKAVDWCPTRSNLLASGGGCNDHCVKFWNTVNGACLNSIDAGSEVCALLWDKNKSELLTSHGSPNNQLTLWNYSSMTRVAEVSGHSSRVLSLAGSPLGGVVASAAADETVRFWNIFETPKITKPELPFAQFNVLIR